Genomic segment of Triticum aestivum cultivar Chinese Spring chromosome 6A, IWGSC CS RefSeq v2.1, whole genome shotgun sequence:
GACCGACACATGTCCTGGATCCAGAGCCAGTTGTCCAACAAAGGTCATATCCGTCACGCGGGGTTGCCTCGGTAATTAAGATAAAGTAAACAAAAGCATTGTgcatttaatgactacacctcttgTATCCCCAAAGATAGGATTCACGCTACAGTACTAAACCTTCCTGTCACTCGTGTCTAAAATAGCATTTCACGGTCTCTCTACCCTTAGCCTCTCCGTGGGTCGATCTATGTGATCGTGTGTACCTGCAGGGACAAAGATGCCAAACGAGACAAGAGACAACTACGATGCAATTTTATTTCATACCCACAAGACATCATAATACTTCCATCGATCGCTCCACAAATACATTGGGTTGTAGGGCTATGACTCAACGCATAAAGATTgattgattgataatatgtcttacaatagTTGCCAGATGCGATGCATGATTACAATGTGTGGCTAACTAGGATGAAAGCTGCGGTGATGGTGGTGGAGATGGCTATGGTGATGGAGATGAAAAATGACAGTGGCTAGGGTTGTTGTGGATGACGAAGATAGAGGTTTCTGCGATGTTCTATTCCCCTTCTAGTGTTGGCCCATTTATAAAAGTTGCTGGGGGTGGATCAGAAGGCGCCGCTCGTATGAGACGTCATCTTGCGCTCTAGTGGCTTCATGCGCCTCCCACTTTGGATCTCCTTATCTCCTCATTACTCCTTCCCATATATGTGCTTGACTTTGTTCATGTATAGCCCCATTTCCTGTGGAAACAAAATAAAGATAGGATTTTGGAAttctttgcattcattagtcattagtagcaatatTAGAGTGGATATCTCGGTTTTTATGAAATAATAATCGGTTAAACTCAAGTGTGATGAGCGTAAAATAACACTAATCAATTGTTTGTCTGAATTGCTAAAACATGAAGCATATTGCATTGTGACGTGTTTATGCTGAAATAAGATGTCGTGCCCTTTCTCCCAAAGACCATGAATCAATTCATTATCGAATCTAAATGGCGTGGAGGGCTTGAAGAGATAGAGAGCCAGCTTTCTTCCTAGATGTTCATTGCGGAAAGTGACCACTAGAGTCGATGCTTCTACATgatgaaagatgtcatgcgagaACATTATATGGTCTGCAGtttcaagtgtgtgtgtgtggtgggggggggggggggcaaaagggGTAGGCACACTTGGAGGCATGGAGGAGAAAGTCATGGGTATGAATCTTTAATGAATAGACAAGGAGCCTGTCGAAGAAAGGGACTCAAAATGGCATGTGCTCCCAGAGACGCAATGCCCAAGGGTGCCACCTCCTCTCTAGACCAGCAAAGCTTGTAGAGATCAAACAGGGAGGAACAAGAAATCAGGCGAATAAATTCATAACACAAATAGTTATGCATTGAAGCCAAAAAAAGACATGGCAGGCGAGTACTAACTAGTCCAACAGCTGAATAAATTCATCATGAACCAAAAGTGCAACCGAAATTACAAGACACCACAAAACCAAGTCCAACTAGATGGTCTAGAGTTCACAAGTTATATGTGAATCCTACACTATTCCTTGTTCGGTAGAATTAGCAAGTATGAATTAATTCTACACTACAAGTTCCAGAAGATCCAGGCATCCTAATAAGCCTAGTCTTAGCattttttcataagatatttaatagtaccATCATTGTTATGAATCTTAACTCTAGAATCatcaatataagatctgaatttgtcacaagcaaaGAGGATAGCTAAAAACtcattttcagtagtagcataatttatttgagcattgtctaATTTGTTACTAGCATAATGTATAAAATTCAATTTCTTAACAACTATTTTTCTAAGAATAGCTCCTAAACATAATCATTGTTATGAATCTTAACTATTTTTCTCACACATGATTTGAACATGCAAATTCCAATTAGGAGGTTAAACTACATGTAAAAGAATGAAAGTTTTCTTAAGGATTTCAAAGTCTTCCTTACAATCATCATCAAAAGGTAAGGGAAAATCTTTCTGTAAAGAATTGGTAAGAGGCCTAGATATTTTAGAAAAATCTTTAATGAATTTTCTATATAAaccggcatgacctaggaaacttcgTATACCCCTTATATCTCGAGGGTAAGGCATTTTCTCAAAAACTTCAACTTTAGttctatcaacttcaatacctcttttagagaTTCTATGCCCAAGggcaataccttcattcaccacaAAGTGACACTTCTCTCCGTTCAAAACATGTTGAGTCTGCAAAACCAAGTTATGATTGTGCAAGCAATCATTGAAAGAAGTTTCATAGATGGAGTAATCGTCCATGGTCTTTTCGCAAAAATCAGCAACGGTGGCAATactacatctttgaaaggtagaaggtgcattacataaactaaaaGACATACATTTGGTCGTGGGCTAGGTAGGGTGTTCATCTAGATTAAAGCATATTTTTTACGAATGAGACTAAAACATCCTTAATGTCACTTTCTTTAAAAGGCGAGTCGAGGTTATGAAATTGGGGAATGGGAGAAGGGTAAAAGTTTAGGAGGGAAAAGTTCCAAGTTGTTTGTGGAACTCTCCCGATGATGTCCTTGAAATACTCCTTTTTTAGCTGTCCTTGAAATACTCTTTAAGTATTATAGCTTTTTGGAAGTGGTTTGTGGAATTTCAAACGTTGGTGGTTAAGGCAAACGATTTTATTCTTACGAAGTCTTTGTGAGGCCGATGTGTGGAAATATTTGGTATTTTCTTCCCCTTTGATAGCAGCCCACACTTTTATCCCTTTGTTTCTAGAAAAGGGTTTTTCCGTGATAACTTTTTGGAGGAAAGTGATTGTGTCTCTTTCAAGTTCTTTTTTTGGAGTCGAGAGGGGTCTATTTTCCTTCTTCAAATATGGGTAAGCTTTTTTGAGAAGGTCGCATGTAGATGGGCTGGAGTTCTTCTGCCAACCCACTATTTTAGGGTGGCACACAAGTCTTTGATGCCTTTTGAAGTGCAGCCGTTGGGCGGAGCCCATGTGCCAAATATCTATTTGAGACCCAACAATGTTGTACAATACTGAGGAAGGTTGCCGATTTGACCCAACCTGATTCAAATAGGAATGGCGGGGGGCTGGAGTGCGGTGTGTGAGTGTCGATGTGGACTATTAGTGGGACATGACCGAATGCAAAACGTTGTACAATATTCTGAGGTAGATTTAGGAGGTGAGCTAGTTGCCCAATACCCTAAAACTTATTATTAGGAGTTAAGTTTTAGGGTGTTTTTTATAGTCATACTGTAGAAAGGAACGGGCTAGAGATCCTTAAGGTATCTACAAATGTATGACATCAGCTTGAAGTAGAAAAGGGTCGTTGAGAGGGTAAAATAAGCTCTTGGCTAATCTCTTGGTTAAGAGATAGACAATGGTTGATCTTGTTCCCTTGGTACCATATCCCATGTCATGCCACATCTTTTCGTGGAGTAAACTTGAGACATTATACAAATTATGTCATTGTCGAATCTAAATGGTGTGGAGAGCCTGAAGAGATAGAGAACCAGCTTTTTTCTGAGATATTCATTGGGGAAAATGGCCGCTAGAGTCTGATGCTTCTACACTGTGGAAGATACCGTGCGAGAACAAGGGTCAAAATGGGAGGGAAGTGGAGACCATTAATAATGCCGCAAGAGAACATCATATGTGTCTGCTGTTTCAAGCGTGTGGGGGCAAAAGGGGCAGCAACACTTCGTGGCATCGAGGATGTGCTTGCGGAGGAGAAAGTCGTGGGTATGAATCTGTGATGACTAGACAAGGAGCCCACTGAAGAAAGGGACTCCAAATGGCATGGCACTCCCCAGGCAGCAAAGTTTGTGGAAATCAAATAGGGAGAATATATTAGAAAGCAGGGAATAAATTCATAACACAACAAGTTATGCACCGAAGCCAAAAAAGACATGCAAGTGAGTATTAATTATTAACCAGTCCAACAGCAATAAATTCATCATGAACCAAAGTGCAACAGAGATTACAAGATACCATAAAACCAAGTCCAGCTAGATAGATGGTCTAGAGTTCACAAGTTATGTTGCGAATTCTAAATTACTCCTTTGTTCGGTACAATTAATTGGCATCAGATGCATGCACCAAAATGATGGAAACCTTGTCGCAGCATACTTACGCCTTCCATTTGTGAATAGTCAAGGGCCGGTAAGTCCATCGACAACCCAGATCTTCTCACCCCTTACAAAAAACCAAATCCTGTGCACAAATGAGAAAGATAAGTCTGATGTGTCTGCAAAAGTACCCAATGCACGGCTACTTGACAATGAAAATGAAGATGCTGGAACAGAGCTCGTTATGTATGAAAGAGATTCACTTTACCAGATGCAACTTATTTAACATGAATCTAGGCATGAACTTCCATTGTATTTGATAATCTAACACACAAATGTTTAGCTAAACTACTCCCAAATGAGAAGGCAGAAAACGCTATAAGCAATTTCATGGCAAAGGAAATGTTAAATATGCAATCACCACATACATTACTACAATGTTATGTATGGACTTTTAtttctgaagaaaaatgttacATAAACTGTAATGAATTCGTAGGCAAGTCTACAAAAATGGCGAATAATTTAGCGCTTGACAGAAGCAAACTGGGTGCCGAATAATTTAGCCCATAAGGGCAAGAAGCTGCTCCGAGCCAGTGAGCCAAAATAAAAACTTGTTATCAATTAGCACCAACGATTCGACAATGCAATGAGTCAAAAATATTATATGAGTGCAGACATTTAAGTTACTGTTCATAACTACTCTAAATTAATCAATTCAGACATTTATGCTAGTGCCGAATAAAAGCAGAACTATTCAACAAATCCATATTGTGTTATGCTCGCTGTTCTGGCAACACATATATTGAACATCCTTTTCCAACAGAACAGATTATATTGGTTTCATTTCCGAGCCTGGCCAGGCTTGATCCAGATTTTTCATATCTCAAACAATTCGGAACTAGCAGACTGACCCACACATTTGCGTGGCTAGATTCATATAGAATGTTAGATATGACAGTTTAATTTTGAAATGGTCTCTGCAACACTTTGACTATTGTTTATTTGAATCTCCTTATGTAGTATTTTACATAATAGTACTATGGAAAGAAATGCTTAGAATATAATGGCACTAATTAACTTGACTAATCAATATACCTTTTATATATTAAAAACCATGCTAGCAACATTCTATTGCATGTATTTTATTCAGTACATGATTTTTCTGGTATGTTTGATTGGTGCCAAAATATAACCCACCAAAATTTTGTCAGCCTTTGATATTTTGGCTGCTACTTGATTGATCACCAAACAATGCACATTTGACACTAAACTGAGAATGACGAGAAGACATCTATAATTCCCGCTATAGCACTAAATTTGAACTCATGCATTTAGCGCCGCTAAGCCGCTACAGCTAGAGGAGGGGCGCAAGTGAGTTCGACAAAGCCATTAGTAAAATGTGTATTTCAAGTATATATGGGATATATCATATATGATGTCTGACTGTATGCTTATTTTTTCCATTTTTcataaaaaaaatactaaataGGCTTAGCTTTGCTGTAGCTCCGCGATAGTTTTGCAATGCTTCTCGCTGAGCCATCACTAAATGgtatagcccgctatttaaaactttAGCATTATCCTTTTGGGAAATTATGGACTAACTCTAGCTAGATGGTTCCAACTTGTCTTGGGTTCATTTTTGCTATGTTGTATTGTTCAGCATACATAAAATTACTTACCATATAATCTACATCATTTGTTTCTTTCAATATGCATAGTTGCTGCCACAATATATATTATCTGCATCCTTCATATGCACGCTCACTTGCGTACACATGACATTGGCATGAACCCATAGATTTTTCTTGTGCTATCTCATGCATTATTTACACGATCTTTATGTCATTGCTCCGTGGACTCTATTAGCAACCAAATCCATGAATTTTTATGCTAGTCTTCATTGTACTGAACTCTTTGCTTATTGTTTCAAACACATTCATCTTGATACAACTAAAAAATGTTCCCTAACTTTTTATTAGCAGAAGGAACAAACGCATGTTATGTTGAAATTATTTTCTCCGCCACCACATATCTCATCTTATCAGTTGGTAGTCAAAAAATAAGCCATGCAGATCCTTTTTTTTCCTCGAATTATTGTGTGTTGTAATTTACATTGTTGCCGTTTGAAGAAGCCACGTTGATCTTTTTGTtctatataaaataaatataatttgACTTTTCAGCCTAACATATGTACCCGCAACTTTTGATGTTGTAGGTTTTTCCCCATAAAACTAATTATGATATTCACAAGAAAAACTATTATGATATATTGTAGTTTGCACATTTTGCTCATATATATACACTgatagaaaaagggcctgttgtccctgaaccgggactaaagggtaccgggactaaaggccctccacgtggccggtccacctttagtcccggttggtaacaccaaccggtactaaaggaaattttctgattttttttgaaatttttttattttcaaatttctaaattattttaacctctaatctctaatcacccttcatcactgctcaatttaatctctaatcacccctcatcattccaaatcatctaacttcccggacggtcacccatcctcccactcccccagcctgagcacgcttaacttccgggttctattctccctcattcccaagtctgcactcgttgttttcctgacaatagtaagatgtcaatcctattaaccctcaggagtttagcttgagcatgaagtcacacatttcactgtttgagtttaaaactattgttctaaaaaacaataattttttagtaacactaatatttcttgaataagtagtttgaccacagtttgaccatagtttgaccagatttgaccaaaattcaaaaaaactgaaataattatttaataacgctaatattcttgaataattatttagtaatactaatacttcttgaataagtagtttgaccatagtttgaccagatttaatgaaaatttaaaaaaattgaaatttgagcataatttttttccttttggaatttgaggattctaaaaatttgcaaacaggccgtaggcggtctccatcggatgtaacttttcgagtagatgatttttcatataaaaaactttttaatccgagttcgtatgcaaaagttatgcccattttacaaattccagagagattttgtaaataaagtcaaaattcatatttgtaaattttcccaacaactagaccacatatcacatgggaaactttttttattttatttttttgacatttccatcattttttttgttttttctaaaactgaaaaggcggtccaccggggggggggggggggggaggagagtttgaaaatgggacctttagtaccggttcgtgccataaaccggtactaatgcctcaaagcccattagtcccggttggtggcaccaaccggtactaaaggtaacctttagtaccggttggtgccaccaaccgggactaatgggcatcgcaccctttagtcccggttcgtggcacgaaccgggactaaagggcccagatgaaccgggactaatgccttagccgcacgaaccgggataaatgcactcattggtcccggttctggactgaaccgggactaatgggcttacccggcctggaccaaagcccccttttctactagtgatagtgcATTCATCAAAAATAACAAGCTGATTTTTTGTATGGATCTACCACGTACGTgcgtgcaattggttatttacctAATCTATTCAGTTTAAAGAAGCCGAGTACTAATTGAATTGGGAAGGATCCAGTAGTAATAACTAAACTGATCCAGTTAGTGTCTATGTAGGTCTCATCCTACCGTAAGCTAATTGGTCTTGGCTTACCTTACAAGTCCCATCCGGATCCAACAATTGGCCGACTGAATTATTTCCAGCCAATTAGATTTACATGCTGTGAGTTCCTATATATTTGATAAATCTCAGCCGTACAATATCGGAATTTTATACTAGTGAATCTCTGCCGTTCGTATTCTATCTGTCTTAACAGTATACTAAATAATAATAGATCCCTACAAACTGTTTTCATGCATACTTTGTTTTTTTATTTACTACCTGCTTTGTTATTAGTTTCATTCCCACGTATGAAGctaatttaagcacatagagatcaTGTAAAGAGTCATTAGTTAGCTTACGTATGTTAAATGCAGATAAGAACTTCAAGACTTTGAGAATCTTCTCGTCGACCACATTACACTTGACTTCAACTATGTTAAGGTGCTCTGATATTGTAGATGGTCCCTCCATTGGACTGTAGCTTCCTTTTATTTCCACTTTATGAGTTGGTCCCTATGGTAATTAAGAGAAAACATTGAACCAAGATAGATAACCGATAATAACTTTTAACACTGCAACCGTTATCTAGTTAAAAGATTTATACCTTTAAATAAAGTTGAAGAGTGAGCTTCTCTAGAACTGGTGTTTTTTTCAGAATGCAAGCTAGTGGATCCAAGTCTGGAGCCTCGCACCAGTATTCGTTGAGTAATAAAGTCTTTAACTTACTAAATGTAGGGCAGCATTTCAAATCTCTTGTGAAAATGAGCtggaaagaaaatacaaaaagtaATTAAATCAAGTAATCCTTACTGAGAAAGTGATAATGCGAGATGATCATATTCACAATCATGTAATCTGTTTATCTCCGGTTTTCCATGAATGATATAGATAGTGGAACACAAAAGAGGTATAACCATAAATAAAGGAGTTAAAGACAAAGTGTCATACCTTGCTCGATTCAGATGTCAGTTCAAGATGTTTAGCACTTGAGATCCCACCCAGAAGCATGCAATCGCTGCTGCCATCGTTATGTGAAATACAATTGACACATCCGTTCTTATTATCTCCACAGAAGACACCGGAGTTATAATTCATACAGACATCGCTGAAGCTTTTGCCAAGATTCACACATGCAGTCTGTAGCAACGCCATGTTTTCAAGAAAAGGGGTTTTACCGAAAAAGTCATCTAGCTTGAAAGAGACAAGGCCCGGCGTAGAAATGCGGAGCCGGGCACGCAAATCAGAGAGGCAACCAGTGATGCTCAAATGCTTCAGGGAAGGTGATGACATCCTATCGACAGAGATGTTACACTCACTCATCTTCAGATCCTCCAACGCTGGACAGCCAGAAAAATCAAGAAATGCCTTCTGCAGGCCTAGACCATAAAGGTCCAACGTTTTCAGGTACTGAGAGGCAAGAGGCAGGTCGTCCTGGTAGAAATAGGCATGTGAGATTTCGAGGGATAGCGCCCGAACTTTGCACATGAGGGCGAAACGGGTCCATAGGCTCACATAGGGCACCTCGCCTTCGGAGCAACTGTGGAATATCATCTCGACACTTTCTAGGTCGGTGCGCTCGCGCAGCATCAGCAGATGGTCCACGAACACCCGGAGGTCCTCGACGCTGGCAGGCTCCCGGCCGTCGAGGCCGACGATGCGCAGGGCTCTCGTGGACTTCCAAAGGTGGCGCCAGCGCCGGGCGAGCACGCACGTCCGGACGGACTCCTGCGCTGGGAGGAAGGAGATCACGTGCTGGAGGAGACTGTCGGGGAGCGCGCCGATGCGGTCGGTGGCGCTCACGGCCACGGACACCGGCGGCGCGCTCTTGCGCTTCTTCCTAGGAGTCATTGCGTCGTCGGCTCTGCGAGGCAAGAAAGGATCAAACGGCGCGATGATGGAGAAAATGGGATGAGATGGACAGATGCACGAGTTGCGGCGGAGTCGCCTCACCCTCACCTCGCCGGTATGTCGCCGCCGCCACGAGAATCGGAAGATGGGCGGACCCGCCTCACCTCACCTTCAAAGGGAGGTTGGGCTCCAGGAGAAAGGCTATATAGGAAGGAAAATCTCCGCCTCCTGGGCCAGCCCATCTCCAAAACGTTCGATTCGTTTTCTTCGGCAAGCtttttaaatatttttctttctttctgtctTCATTGGTTCATTCTCCTATTTCTTTCTCGTTcaattttttgttttctaatttttagCCATCTTGTAAAACATATTGTCCATATCTGGTTGCAATAATTGTTCAACTTAGTGCTAAAAAATGACCCGTTACCCAACATATATTTTCCACGGGCCAAAATAGATGTTCATGAGACGTTTCTTGTTTCATCACAACTATTCTTCTTTCTGAACAAATTTGTTCATAGCTGGTTCTAATATTTTCTGAGGATTACTTAAAATTGTTCCCATCACAAAGTCTTTATACTTTTTACTTTTCATACAACAACCTTCTTTTTCCAAAAACATGGAAAATTTCATAGACATGGACATTTTTTATGCACGAATATTTTGAATTTGGACGCATAAGAGTTATATCATTAAAAAAATAATCATGATCAAGAATATTTAAACCTTTTTTTATAAGAGTGACCAACATGAATATTTTAAGTTTTTGTTTCGTATACAAGTATGCCATGTTTAGAAGATCACCACATTATATAAATAGTCCAAAAGGACCATGAGTTTGAGATGCTTAGTTTGGAATTATGAACAAATTGCCAAGTTGCATGAGCATGGAACGCTGCGTATTggctgattttttttcctttgtgATAAACAACCCACCTTTAGTCCATTTTTTATGCAAACTTTTATTTCATATACGAATGCTCAAAGGGATACATTACTTATTTGGAGGCTTGTTGGCCTCACTCTCCCTAGAACCCACGGTGCTTGAGGATTATCTTTGGACTATATTTTTTTCCTAAAATTTGTTCACCATTGACGATAAAAATAAGTTTATTTTTAGCAAACATCTGATTTATTAAGTACTAGGTGAAATACATTAGATTTAATAATCAAAAAAAGTAACAACAAATTTTATTTCGGTATGGGTAGGTAAGGCATCATCTCTAAATCAAAGTTCTTTAAAGTCATCATCTCTAATAACTAGCTACTCATAAAAAAATGCCCAAGCATTGTAATGGGGATATACATATTCTACTGGTTCAACACCAATCATGTCCGATATATACGTTACACCCACCATATTCTAGATTTTGGtaatatttgatttgatttgagtgtGTGTAGAGAAGGCAAGAAAATAGTTTTTGATTTAGTTGTGTTTTCagtaagatttgatttgatttgggtaTGAATTGGTAAGGAAAAACAAAGTTTTGATTTAGTTGAGATTTTGGTAACAATtttatttgatttgattgagttaatgcagcACATGACTTTGGTAAAATTTGATTGAGTTTATGCATGGCATGATTTCGTAAAAAGATTATTGAGTTAATATAGGGCATGATTTTGGTAAGATTTTATTGAGTTCATGCAGCGCTTgattttggtaagatttgattgAGTTAACGCAGAACATGGTTTAGGTAACGTACAAACACCAGCCCCCTTCAACAGTAGAGATGATGAAATGGGAGAATCTCTAACCAAAACACGTGGGATACCATCATCGATACCACCACCATGAAAAACAGGCTAAAGCATCATACATCAATCCACCGGATCGGAGAGCCAATGATCTCCTGGAAGAAAACACCATAAGCTCACCGATCATGGCTAAGTTGGCCAGAGGTGCCATACCAATACAGCCACAGGGTCGTGGTATGTTTATTTTGTGGTATTGTGTTCACTATCAAGACGTCCTCGCCAAGGACACACATACCAAACAAAAGAGGAAGTCCATTAAAATGCACGGTCTTTCTTTCCCACATCATGTGCATCGCCTTCATGGCAGCTTGGGCGCCGCCACCCCTCTTCTCCACCTCATATCCACCCCCAATGACGCCACCAAGATAAGTTCATGCAGCGAACGGTGACAGAGGGGTTGCTCGACTGGCAACGGCAAAAAATGGCGATGCAGCTTGTGGGCGGCAGCCCTAGCTTTGTGGCGATGGCAGTCGTTGTGGCTGCGGAGTCAGTGCGGCGTTTGGACCTTGTGGCGCTCCGGTCTTCGATGGCAGCGCTTGGCGCAGGCTGCCTTTGCTCATTGGCGCGCTTCGAATACTTGGCGTGGTCTTCGGCTCCGCTCAGCTCAGAGACACAAGGGCCTTGGTGCGCTCCGGATGTTTGGCTTGTGTGAGGCCAAAATCACTACTTTGACCTTTAGTGACAAATATCAGTAAGAAATGACCCTAGTTCCTAATATATTTCAAGATCTGACTTTTTTCTATCCCCACACGCAGCGACGTAGGGTAGACAAGCTACCGCCATAGTCAATGACGGTAGCCCTTGGACCAAGACCACTAACCACACTGATGTGGCAGAAGTCTACCGCCAACAGTCATGACGGTAGCATATAGATCCTATCAC
This window contains:
- the LOC123130204 gene encoding MEIOTIC F-BOX protein MOF-like, whose protein sequence is MTPRKKRKSAPPVSVAVSATDRIGALPDSLLQHVISFLPAQESVRTCVLARRWRHLWKSTRALRIVGLDGREPASVEDLRVFVDHLLMLRERTDLESVEMIFHSCSEGEVPYVSLWTRFALMCKVRALSLEISHAYFYQDDLPLASQYLKTLDLYGLGLQKAFLDFSGCPALEDLKMSECNISVDRMSSPSLKHLSITGCLSDLRARLRISTPGLVSFKLDDFFGKTPFLENMALLQTACVNLGKSFSDVCMNYNSGVFCGDNKNGCVNCISHNDGSSDCMLLGGISSAKHLELTSESSKLIFTRDLKCCPTFSKLKTLLLNEYWCEAPDLDPLACILKKTPVLEKLTLQLYLKGPTHKVEIKGSYSPMEGPSTISEHLNIVEVKCNVVDEKILKVLKFLSAFNIRFGFL